Below is a window of Desmonostoc muscorum LEGE 12446 DNA.
TAGTTGAGTTCAGGGCGATCCAAGGAGTTCAGATAGTTGCGGATGCGGGCAAAAACCCCGTCAATTGCATCTTGAATGCCTCGTTGAATGCTCCGCACTTGTTCAACAAATTGATCCCTGACTGAAACAATGTTATCAGCAATCCGCGCTGCTTCTTCATCGGTGATATCTTCACGAATTTTCAGCAGGGCGATGATGGTAGAACGATCAAAATGGGAAAGGCGATCGCTAAAATTTTCTACCCCCACTCGCGGATCGTGCAACAGTAATTGTAAGTCGCGTTTGATACCTTCTGGGTTGAGTTCTTCTTTACCAGTTTGCCGCAAATATTCTTCCAGATAAGCTTTGAATGTTTCCACTCTTTGCTGTGTTCTGGTAGCTAAACGACGAGGCGCACGTACAATGTTGCGAATCGAGGTTTGGGTGGAATCAATGATTTCATTGACTTGTTCTTCACTCAAGTCTTGACGTTGACTGAGTAGTTTCACCAATGTATCCCGGTCTACTTGAGACAACCGACGGCGTAGCGCTACGGCTCCTTCTTGGGGATTTTCAAACAATCTATTCAAATCCCGCTGAATACCTTCTGGGTTGAGTTCTTGTTTGCCAGTTTTTCGGAGGTAATCTGCGATGGTGGTGGTAACAGAGTCGTATTGTTCTTTAGCTTTGTGTGCTAAAGCTTGGGGTGCGTGGCGGATACTATGCCACGACTCTTCAACGGCATTAATGATTTGATTAACTTGGTCTTCAGTCAAATCTTCCCGCTGACTCAACAACTGTACCAAAGTATCGCGGTCAAAGCGAGACAACCGCGCCTGAATGGCAGTAACTCCACTTTGGGGATCGTCGAGTAACTTTTTGAGGTCGGCGCGGATGGCATCAGGATTCAGTTCTGATTTGCCAGTGTTACGCAGATATGATTCGACATTCAACCACAGAGTTTCTGCTTGATATTGTGCTTGTTCTGCTAGACCTTTGGATTCAATTAAAGCGCGATCGCGTTGTTTTTCCAACTGGTCCAAAATGCTATCTACTTCATACAGCTGGACATCACTACGTTCCAGCAATATCTCCCGCATTTCGGCACGTCCAACCTGCGCCAGTCGCAACACCAGAGTTTCATAATCTGCCTCTGAGTCTTGCAACAGTGGTTTGAAATCCCGCTCAATGCCTTCGGGTGTCAAATCTGCTTTGGGGGTAACCAGCAGATAACTTTCAACTCGGCGTTGCAAGTCTTGTACAATATCTCTTTCTTCTTCAGCAATGACTGTGACTAGCACTTCTTGACGGACAGTTTCTAGTCGGTCTGCAATGCGCTGAATTTGGGTTTGGGTAAGTAGTCCCCGCTGTTGCAAAAGATTGACGAAATCCTTGCGGGATAGCCGCTCTAGTTCCCTGCGAATTGTCCCAGGATCGGCTGCTGGGTCGTAGATAACATCGGCAAATTCCTGACCAATTCTTTCTGGGCTGAGTTGCCAAGCATAGGTATTCAGTAGGTAATTTTCCACATCAGCCCGAATTGGGCTATAGGGTTGGGATGGTGTGGGTAAACCCAGCTTATCTGCCTGTTCGGTAACCTTGTCTTTGGCGCTGGTGAGGCTACCCAAGATTTTTTCCACATCCAAATCAGATAAATCAGTCCGTCCCAAAACTATGCCGGTTAAAGCGGATAGCCCTTGTTGCAGTGTGCTTTGAACTGGCCCAGGTGCGGTTTTTTGCCCACCTTCCTTGGAACCACGCATTTCTGCGACTAACCGATCCAGCTTGGTATTGAGTTCATCTGTCTTAGTTTGTCCGGGTGGTAGGGATTTGAGATAGTCGATTAATTCACCCAAACGGTCTTGGGTGGGTGGTTGCTGACTGACTACCTGTTGCCAAACTTTATACAAAGTATCAGCGATGCGGTTAACATCTTTTTTGGAAAGGTCGGTACGACTGCTGACTAACTCGATAAACTTTTGGCGATCGATATTGCGGATGTCTGGAGTTCCAGCGATCGCTTTTATTTGCGGATCGTTGAGTAAATTTTCAAAATCACTGCGAATCCTCGATAAATCTAATTCTGGCGGACGCAGCTTTTCTAAGTAATCTTCAATGTTTTCCCGAATGCTTACTGGGTCGATGGCGCTTCCCAGTTCCCGACGCACAGCAGCAGCCGCGGCTTCAGCTGTGGCTACAACTTGGTTATTAACAGCTTTTGCCCCCAGTGCGGCGGTAGCTGTCCCCATAATCGCCTGAAACCCGGAGGTTGCCGTATTCACAACCGAGCCAATTAAGGAACCGACGGTGGTGGAACTCACCCAAACCAGCAGCAAAAAGTAAGCACCCCAAATCACCAAACCGAGAATTGCTCCTAACCTTGGGTCTAAAATCACAAGGCTCAACTTCACAGCCAGGAAAGAGGCGACTAATAAAGCGATGGTGACAGTGACTAATGTCCAAATTCCTACTGCTGTGCCAATTTTGCGAATCGTGCCGCCCAAACTTCCGACTTCGCCATCGCTTGAATCTGAGTCGGATGGACGCCCCAGGTAGGAAATACCGGCTGCAACGGAGAGATTAGTGAGAACTAATTGAAAAGCAAAGGCTAAAATCACGCCGGAGATTAAAGCCACAAAAAAGCGCGGCCCTGAAGGCGTGATAACTGAGGGATCTACTGGAACCTGTGCCAGCCACAATAGTGGCTTGTAGAGTCCCAGCATGATTTCCGAACTTTGAAACATTGTATTTCCTTGTCTTAGTGTTTTAATTTTTGGGCGGATTAAGATTTTCCTGAGAATTTACTCTTAGTATTTATGTGTGTACCTATGGCAATACCTAACTCTTTAGATCAGAATCGTGGAATTTGGGTGTTTAAAGCATCTCCCCAAAGATTGAAAAGCTTATACAGCGGAAGATAGAAATTTTATTATCTCTTGGTGGAAATATTACTCAAATTGGTAGTTACTATTAATCTTTATGGCGTTATTTTTTAATTTTTAATCGCCTTTGTCGTGATTATTTTTCATTAAATAATAGTTTGCTCACAAATACAAACTATTTGTTTAAATACCTATTCATATCACCCTCGCAAGGTTGATTTATCTACAATAATATACTTTGAATTATCGTCCACAAGAAGTGCTTGTAGTTTGTGCCCACAGGCAGAAAGCAATTTAATTATAAATAGCTACATTAAAGTTAATAAATAAATAATTGAGGTAAAAGATGGCAACTAACTATTGTACAAATTTGCAAATAGCAAATGACTAATGACTAATGACAAAGAATGTACAAATTGAATGGATATGAGTTGAATTAGAGAGGAAAAAACAATGCAATCTCGTGAGAATCGTTCGTCTACTAATTTACCGCCTGTTGCTAACGCTTACAACGGCCGCGATCGCAATGAATTTCTATTTGGCTGGACTCCGCAAGCCGAAATCTGGAATGGTCGCTTTGCAATGATTGGTTTTGTCGCCTATTTACTTTGGGATTTAGCCGGTTATAGC
It encodes the following:
- a CDS encoding chlorophyll a/b-binding protein is translated as MQSRENRSSTNLPPVANAYNGRDRNEFLFGWTPQAEIWNGRFAMIGFVAYLLWDLAGYSVLRDLLRLVGY
- a CDS encoding MFS transporter yields the protein MFQSSEIMLGLYKPLLWLAQVPVDPSVITPSGPRFFVALISGVILAFAFQLVLTNLSVAAGISYLGRPSDSDSSDGEVGSLGGTIRKIGTAVGIWTLVTVTIALLVASFLAVKLSLVILDPRLGAILGLVIWGAYFLLLVWVSSTTVGSLIGSVVNTATSGFQAIMGTATAALGAKAVNNQVVATAEAAAAAVRRELGSAIDPVSIRENIEDYLEKLRPPELDLSRIRSDFENLLNDPQIKAIAGTPDIRNIDRQKFIELVSSRTDLSKKDVNRIADTLYKVWQQVVSQQPPTQDRLGELIDYLKSLPPGQTKTDELNTKLDRLVAEMRGSKEGGQKTAPGPVQSTLQQGLSALTGIVLGRTDLSDLDVEKILGSLTSAKDKVTEQADKLGLPTPSQPYSPIRADVENYLLNTYAWQLSPERIGQEFADVIYDPAADPGTIRRELERLSRKDFVNLLQQRGLLTQTQIQRIADRLETVRQEVLVTVIAEEERDIVQDLQRRVESYLLVTPKADLTPEGIERDFKPLLQDSEADYETLVLRLAQVGRAEMREILLERSDVQLYEVDSILDQLEKQRDRALIESKGLAEQAQYQAETLWLNVESYLRNTGKSELNPDAIRADLKKLLDDPQSGVTAIQARLSRFDRDTLVQLLSQREDLTEDQVNQIINAVEESWHSIRHAPQALAHKAKEQYDSVTTTIADYLRKTGKQELNPEGIQRDLNRLFENPQEGAVALRRRLSQVDRDTLVKLLSQRQDLSEEQVNEIIDSTQTSIRNIVRAPRRLATRTQQRVETFKAYLEEYLRQTGKEELNPEGIKRDLQLLLHDPRVGVENFSDRLSHFDRSTIIALLKIREDITDEEAARIADNIVSVRDQFVEQVRSIQRGIQDAIDGVFARIRNYLNSLDRPELNYDSIKRDVRIFFEDPQAGFEALRDRLSSFDRDTLVAIMSSREDISQEDANRIVDQIERARNTVLQRAERIQHEAQRRLEEVKHQAQRQAEETRKAAATAAWWLFATAVVSAIFSAFGGAIAVIPL